GAAACTCCCATTATTGCTCCAACAGTAGTAGAAATGGCATCAATTAAAAATATTTTGCCGACATTAGGAATTTTTCCATTTTTGTCTAACATATTTCCTTTTGCTGCCACTGCTATTAAAGTGCCCAAAGTATCAAATAAATCGTTAAACAGCAATACCAATACAATTGTAATAAAGCTCCAAAAATGTTTGCTTAATATGTAGGAAAAATCTAACTGGTTAAATATTGGCCCAATAGATTCGAATCTTAAAATTCCATCTGGAAAACGTATTCCAGCAGCTACTGCGCTTTCTGGACTAAAGATTGCATATATCCAAGCTATGGCAGTGACTGAGCAAATTGCCCAAAGTATACTTCCCCTTATATTTAATTGTTCAAAAATTACAATAAAAAATAATCCTAAAAATGTAAATAAAACTTTCAAGTCAATGAATGATCCAATTCCAACCAATGTAGCATCATTTTTAACAATAATTCCCCCATTGACAAAGCCAATAAAGGCAATAAAAAGCCCTATTCCAACCGTAATAGAGTATTTTAAATTTACCGGTATGGAATTTGCAATACTTTCCCTAGCTCTTGATAAAGATAGCACAATAAAGATTAGCCCCTCGATAAAAACAGCAGCTAGTGCAACTTGCCAAGGAATATTCATTCCAATTACTACAGAAAATGCAAAAAATGCATTAAGACCCATACCTGGTGCTAGTGATATAGGGGTATTAGTATAAAGCCCCATTAATATACTAGAAAATGCTGATGTTAAGCAAGTTGCAGTAACTAATGCGCCAATTGGCATACCTGTGCTAGATAATATTGCCGGATTAACAGCTATTATGTATGCCATGCTTAAAAAAGTGGTAATACCACCGATAATTTCTTTTTTATAATCAATGGTTTTATTTTTAAATTGAAATAACAATGTTTCTTTGGATTGATTCATTACAAATTACTCCTCAAATTTTATTTTATATCAAAAATAAAACCAACGCTATTTATTGGATTTTAATCTAATAATAAAATATATTGATAAATCAAATTTTATAGAAATATTAATAGCCATAAATAAATTTAATAATAAAAATTAAGCATAATATTAGCAGTACAGGAGAAATTTTAATCTTTTCTTTGCTAAAAAAATTAAATGATACATTTACTAAAATATAAAATGCTGCGCCAACAAAAAATCCTGAAGAAATGCTATAAGCTAAAGGAATCAAAAAAAATATTAAAAAGCTGGAAATATTTTCTCTAATATTAAAGAAATCAATTTTAATTATTTCTCTACACATTGAAAATCCTACATATATTAATGCTGCAGCAGTTGCGCTAGCAGGAACGGCAATAAACAATGGGGCAAAAAAAACTGCAAATAGAAATAATGTTCCAGTTACAATTGAAGTAAGGCCCGTTTTTCCACCCTCAGCAATTCCTGTAAAACTTTCAATATAAGTAGTAACAGTGGAAACACCCATTATTGCTCCAAAAGTAGTAGCAATGCCGTCTACCAGTAATATTTTTTTTGCATTAGGAATTTTTCCATTTTTATCCAACATGCCACCTTTTGTTGTAACGCTTATTAAAATACCCACAGTATCAAATAAATCATTGAACAAGAGAATAAAAACTATTGATATAAAAGTCCAAAAATGCTCATTTAAAACATAAGAAAAATCTAATTGATTAAATATTGGTCCAATGGATTCAAATTTTAAAATCCTGCTGGGAAGTTGTATTCCAATAGCCTGGGCACCTTCTAAATTAAAGATTGCATATATCCAAGCTATGGCAGTGACTGAGCAAATTGCCCAAAGTATACTTCCCCTTACATTTAATTGTTCAAAAATTACAATAAAAAATAATCCTAAAAATGTAAATAAAACTTTCAAGTCAACAAATGATCCGATTCCAACCAATGTAGCATCATTTTTAATGATAATTCCCCCGCTGACAAAGCCAATAAAAGCAATAAAAAGCCCTATTCCAACCGAAATAGAATATTTTAAATTTATCGGAATAGAGTTTATAATTTGCTCCCTTACTCTTAAAAAAGATAAGAGAATGAAAATTAGTCCTTCAATAAAAACAGCAGCTAATGCAACTTGCCAAGGTATATTCATCCCAATTACTACAGAAAATGCAAAAAACGCATTCAAGCTCATTCCAGAAGCCAATGCTAAAGGCGTATTGGTATAAAGTCCCATTAGTATAGTAGAAAATGCTGCTGTTAGACAGGTTGCGGTAACTAGTGCACCAATTGGCATGCCTGTGTTAGACAGTATTGCTGGGTTAACAGCTATAATATATGACATACTCAAAAAAGTAGTAATGCCCGCAAGAATTTCCTTTTTATAGTTAATATCACTGTTTTTAAATTGAAAAAATAAACCTTTTACATACTTACCCATAAAACTTTCCTTTTTATTGTTTAAAAATATTTTCAATAATAATTATTAGGCTTTTAATTCTTTTTAAAGGCCTATTGTGCCTTATTAAGCATATTGTTCTGGAAAAGAATATCTTCGCTGTCAGGTAAGTTTGAAAATACAATGGTTTTAATAATCTTTTCAGAACTATTTGTAATAACAAATTTTCTCGCTTTAATAAGCTTTAAATAAGCTTTTAAAGAAATGTCTCTTCCAACGCTAAAAAAGGTTTGAAGATATTTATTATCAATTAGCTTATGCCGATTAAATAGAAATAAGGCAATTATATCATTTCCAACTTTTAAAAATAAAGGTTCTTTGTACCTTAAGTTCCAAGCATTAGAAACAGTAAAATAATGTCTTAAAGAAATTTTATTATTCTCTTGAATTAATTTAATATATTTGGAATCTTTTTTTAATTCGGGAATGCCATCAAAATAGATTGTAGAACAAGACAATGTTAAAAATAGCAAATAAAAAAGTAATAAATATTTTTTAAAAATTTTCAAGAAAGTCCATAATATGTAAGTTTTTTTATAAAATTTTGTTTTTAAATGCATATTCTAAAGTATTTTTTGTATTCTTGAAATTAACATCAATAAATCTTGGATCATATTGCAAGGTATCCTTAGTCCAAACCTGAAAAGAATCCTCATTAAATAAAAAGACTAGCTTTTTGTAAGGGGTTAAAGCTTTTGACATAAGAGTAAAATTATCTTTATCAAGATTAATGTACAAAAACTTAAAATTTCCAATACTAACTACCTTAGAAATAGCAATGCTTCCAATATATTTATTGTCTTGAATTAATTTTAAATGACCTTTAGTAAAATTTAAATTTGAATCTAACATAACATTTAAAAAAACACTAAATTTATTGCTCGATTTATCTTTTTTAATGTATATTTGACTGTCTGGATAAAAATAAAGAAAATAATC
The sequence above is drawn from the Borreliella burgdorferi B31 genome and encodes:
- a CDS encoding NCS2 family permease codes for the protein MNQSKETLLFQFKNKTIDYKKEIIGGITTFLSMAYIIAVNPAILSSTGMPIGALVTATCLTSAFSSILMGLYTNTPISLAPGMGLNAFFAFSVVIGMNIPWQVALAAVFIEGLIFIVLSLSRARESIANSIPVNLKYSITVGIGLFIAFIGFVNGGIIVKNDATLVGIGSFIDLKVLFTFLGLFFIVIFEQLNIRGSILWAICSVTAIAWIYAIFSPESAVAAGIRFPDGILRFESIGPIFNQLDFSYILSKHFWSFITIVLVLLFNDLFDTLGTLIAVAAKGNMLDKNGKIPNVGKIFLIDAISTTVGAIMGVSTVTAYIESCTGIEEGGKTGLTTIVTGIMFFIAIFLSPLFIAVPASATAAALIYVGFSMCREILKINFSNIRENIPSFLILFLIPLTYNISSGISIGIIFYVLINIILNLLENKKNKISPVMIILCLVFIIKFIYIY
- a CDS encoding NCS2 family permease, producing MGKYVKGLFFQFKNSDINYKKEILAGITTFLSMSYIIAVNPAILSNTGMPIGALVTATCLTAAFSTILMGLYTNTPLALASGMSLNAFFAFSVVIGMNIPWQVALAAVFIEGLIFILLSFLRVREQIINSIPINLKYSISVGIGLFIAFIGFVSGGIIIKNDATLVGIGSFVDLKVLFTFLGLFFIVIFEQLNVRGSILWAICSVTAIAWIYAIFNLEGAQAIGIQLPSRILKFESIGPIFNQLDFSYVLNEHFWTFISIVFILLFNDLFDTVGILISVTTKGGMLDKNGKIPNAKKILLVDGIATTFGAIMGVSTVTTYIESFTGIAEGGKTGLTSIVTGTLFLFAVFFAPLFIAVPASATAAALIYVGFSMCREIIKIDFFNIRENISSFLIFFLIPLAYSISSGFFVGAAFYILVNVSFNFFSKEKIKISPVLLILCLIFIIKFIYGY